From a single Limibacillus halophilus genomic region:
- a CDS encoding acetoacetate--CoA ligase, producing MTQPLWQPTPERKEGANISAFMEQLKRDWGVELSDYAELYDWSVKEIEKFWSSVWTFGKVVAETRGDRILVDGTKMPGAAFFPDARLNFAQNLLRRRGPEDAIVFWGEDKVKRRLSHDALNALVSRLQQRLQDLGVGEGDRVAGFMPNMPETVAAMLATASLGAVWSSCSPDFGVQGVLDRFGQIEPKVLFCPDGYYYNGKAVDSLARVAEFSKEIPSLNGIIVCPYLNDEPDVSTIAKAMTLTQAISGKTANPIQYRHVAFNAPLYIMFSSGTTGKPKCIVHGVGGTLLQHIKEHKLQCDVKPGDRVFYFTTCGWMMWNWLVSGLAAEATLLLYDGSPFHPVPEILFDYMDAERGTLFGTSAKFIDSLKNAGADPKSSHDLSSIRIIASTGSPLVAEGFDYVYAHIKEDVCLASIAGGTDIISCFVAGNPIGAVWRGEIQARCLGMAVEVFDDEGQPTRGKKGELVCTRPFPSMPIYFWNDPDGARYHSAYFERYDNIWCQGDFAEITEHDGVIIYGRSDATLNPGGVRIGTAEIYRQVEKLPEIDESLVIGQDWQGDVRVVLFVRLAAGAVLDEDLIKRIKTQVRTGATPRHVPAKVVAVADIPRTKSGKIVELAVRDVVHGRAVKNKDALANPEALDLYVGLAELQE from the coding sequence ATGACTCAGCCGCTCTGGCAACCGACACCCGAACGCAAGGAAGGCGCAAACATCTCTGCCTTCATGGAGCAATTGAAGCGGGACTGGGGTGTCGAGTTGTCCGACTACGCTGAACTCTATGACTGGTCGGTCAAAGAAATCGAGAAGTTCTGGAGCAGTGTTTGGACCTTCGGCAAGGTGGTCGCCGAAACCCGGGGCGACAGGATACTGGTGGACGGAACCAAGATGCCGGGCGCGGCGTTCTTCCCGGATGCACGTTTGAATTTTGCGCAAAATCTTCTGCGCAGACGTGGCCCCGAGGACGCTATCGTGTTTTGGGGTGAGGACAAGGTTAAACGTCGCCTTTCCCACGACGCCTTGAATGCGCTGGTCAGCCGATTGCAACAACGCCTGCAAGATCTGGGCGTCGGAGAAGGTGATCGTGTCGCCGGCTTCATGCCCAACATGCCTGAAACCGTTGCCGCCATGCTGGCGACCGCATCGCTTGGTGCGGTTTGGTCGTCGTGCTCCCCGGATTTCGGCGTACAAGGAGTTCTCGATCGGTTCGGCCAGATCGAACCGAAGGTGCTGTTCTGCCCGGACGGTTATTATTACAACGGCAAAGCCGTCGATTCCCTGGCCCGGGTCGCTGAGTTCTCTAAGGAGATACCCAGTCTCAACGGAATCATTGTCTGTCCGTACCTGAATGACGAGCCGGACGTTTCCACAATTGCCAAGGCCATGACATTGACGCAGGCCATCTCGGGTAAAACCGCAAACCCGATCCAATACCGGCACGTAGCCTTCAATGCACCGCTCTACATCATGTTTTCCAGCGGGACGACGGGAAAACCCAAGTGCATTGTCCACGGCGTCGGCGGAACGCTGCTTCAGCACATCAAGGAGCACAAACTGCAGTGCGACGTGAAACCGGGTGACCGCGTGTTCTACTTCACGACCTGCGGGTGGATGATGTGGAACTGGTTGGTTTCCGGATTGGCAGCGGAAGCCACCCTTTTGCTCTACGATGGGTCGCCTTTCCATCCGGTCCCGGAGATTCTTTTCGACTACATGGACGCCGAGCGAGGAACGCTCTTTGGCACCTCCGCCAAATTTATCGATTCCTTGAAGAATGCCGGAGCTGACCCGAAGTCGAGCCATGATCTCTCCAGCATTCGAATCATCGCCTCAACCGGATCCCCGTTGGTCGCCGAGGGATTCGACTACGTATACGCACACATCAAGGAGGATGTCTGCCTGGCCTCCATCGCCGGTGGTACGGACATAATCAGTTGCTTTGTGGCAGGCAATCCGATCGGCGCGGTCTGGCGCGGCGAGATTCAAGCCCGCTGCCTGGGCATGGCTGTCGAGGTCTTCGACGATGAAGGTCAGCCGACGAGAGGCAAGAAGGGGGAACTGGTCTGCACCCGCCCCTTCCCTTCAATGCCGATTTACTTTTGGAACGATCCCGACGGCGCGCGCTATCACAGCGCCTATTTCGAGCGTTATGACAATATCTGGTGCCAAGGTGATTTCGCCGAAATCACCGAACACGATGGGGTTATTATCTATGGCCGTTCGGATGCGACCCTGAATCCCGGCGGCGTTCGCATCGGCACGGCGGAGATTTATCGTCAGGTGGAGAAGCTACCGGAGATCGACGAGTCCCTGGTCATTGGTCAGGACTGGCAAGGCGACGTTCGTGTCGTATTGTTCGTCCGATTGGCGGCGGGAGCCGTGTTGGACGAGGACCTGATAAAACGCATCAAGACACAGGTCCGCACCGGCGCGACACCGCGACACGTTCCGGCCAAGGTCGTCGCGGTAGCCGATATCCCACGTACGAAATCCGGAAAGATCGTCGAGCTTGCCGTGCGCGATGTCGTCCACGGCCGGGCGGTGAAGAACAAGGATGCTCTCGCCAACCCCGAAGCGCTCGACCTCTACGTGGGACTCGCCGAACTTCAGGAATAA
- a CDS encoding acyl-CoA thioesterase: protein MRQEYKHFLTIPTRWMDNDLYGHVNNVIYYSYFDTVINAYLIAEGGLDIHDGKVIGVCAESFCSFKASFAFPEPVEAGLRVGHLGRRSVRYEIGLFKAGLETPAATGHFVHVFVQREGMTPVEIPADIRSALEALKV, encoded by the coding sequence TTGCGTCAAGAATACAAACACTTCCTGACCATCCCGACCCGCTGGATGGACAACGATCTCTACGGTCACGTCAACAACGTCATATACTACTCTTACTTTGACACCGTGATTAACGCCTACTTGATTGCCGAGGGTGGTTTAGACATCCATGACGGCAAGGTGATTGGCGTCTGTGCAGAGTCTTTCTGCTCCTTCAAGGCTTCCTTTGCCTTTCCCGAACCGGTCGAGGCCGGTCTGCGTGTCGGACACTTGGGGCGGCGTTCCGTGCGGTACGAGATCGGCCTTTTCAAGGCGGGGCTTGAGACGCCGGCTGCGACCGGACATTTCGTGCATGTATTCGTGCAGCGCGAGGGTATGACGCCGGTTGAGATCCCTGCGGACATTCGGTCTGCACTTGAGGCGCTGAAAGTCTAA
- a CDS encoding HpcH/HpaI aldolase/citrate lyase family protein has product MSDKPLSSQLCRCWLFLPAGDPLKTLLAAAESPADALIAEFEDFTAPEKRPAARAQLSKVIEAWRAAGKRTAARINPLSDADGLRDLEAAMAAGVDVVALPKVSMPGHVTQLGEAVGAQERKLGRPIGSTELLPNIESAAGLVRTIDIVTASPRVEAALVASEDMANDLQCERGRDGSELRYVRERFLVECRAAGIQPIDCPYTWTDLEGVAADSAYARRLGYTSKSAVSLEHAMTIQAALTPGAEAIEQARLKVRAFEAARQRGEGRVEVAGSLVEMPIYAEAQRLLKRAALYGLLNDDDQEE; this is encoded by the coding sequence ATGTCCGACAAGCCACTATCCTCTCAGCTTTGCCGCTGCTGGCTGTTCCTGCCGGCCGGCGACCCGCTGAAAACTTTGCTGGCCGCCGCTGAAAGCCCGGCCGATGCGCTGATTGCGGAATTCGAGGATTTCACCGCCCCCGAAAAGAGGCCCGCAGCACGCGCGCAACTGTCCAAGGTGATTGAAGCCTGGCGGGCTGCTGGAAAACGCACCGCCGCCCGTATCAATCCCTTATCCGACGCCGACGGTTTGCGCGACCTAGAGGCGGCAATGGCGGCGGGCGTCGACGTTGTGGCCTTGCCAAAGGTGTCGATGCCGGGTCATGTCACCCAACTGGGAGAAGCGGTCGGCGCGCAGGAGCGAAAATTGGGCCGCCCCATCGGCAGCACCGAACTGCTGCCAAACATAGAAAGCGCAGCCGGACTGGTCCGCACCATAGATATCGTTACCGCGTCGCCCCGTGTGGAGGCGGCGCTCGTTGCGTCCGAGGACATGGCCAACGACCTGCAATGTGAACGCGGTCGCGACGGTTCCGAACTCCGCTACGTGCGGGAGCGTTTCCTGGTTGAATGCCGGGCGGCGGGGATACAGCCGATCGATTGTCCCTATACCTGGACGGACCTGGAAGGCGTGGCCGCCGATTCGGCCTATGCCAGACGCCTGGGCTACACGTCCAAGAGCGCCGTAAGCCTGGAACATGCCATGACGATTCAGGCAGCGCTTACACCTGGAGCAGAGGCCATCGAGCAGGCGCGCCTTAAGGTTCGTGCCTTCGAAGCCGCGCGACAGCGTGGCGAAGGCCGTGTGGAAGTGGCGGGCTCGCTTGTCGAGATGCCGATCTACGCGGAAGCGCAACGCCTGTTAAAGCGCGCGGCGCTTTACGGTCTGCTCAACGATGATGACCAGGAGGAATAA
- a CDS encoding GDYXXLXY domain-containing protein, which produces MNRRALDILGVLAGLVLVLGLANWNILAKQSIVETGQKVLLPLQPVDPRSLIQGDYMRLDYSPDLHARGEIPKGSPRKGTAIMLLDSDGVARFQRFDDESPLAPSEVRLRYKLVTDAGRMRYGAESFFFQEGQRQAYQVARFGVLHVASDGTSVLIGLADENRALIVPE; this is translated from the coding sequence ATGAACCGCCGTGCGCTTGATATTTTGGGAGTCCTGGCTGGCCTCGTCCTTGTATTGGGGCTTGCCAACTGGAATATTCTCGCCAAGCAGTCGATTGTCGAGACGGGCCAAAAGGTGCTCTTGCCTTTGCAGCCCGTCGATCCGCGCTCTTTAATCCAGGGCGATTACATGCGCCTCGACTACAGCCCGGACCTCCATGCCAGGGGCGAAATCCCCAAAGGTTCGCCGCGCAAGGGCACGGCAATCATGCTGTTGGATAGCGATGGCGTCGCACGGTTTCAGCGTTTCGATGACGAAAGCCCACTGGCACCGAGCGAGGTCCGACTTCGGTACAAGCTTGTCACCGACGCCGGACGCATGCGTTATGGCGCGGAAAGCTTCTTTTTCCAAGAAGGGCAACGGCAGGCCTATCAGGTTGCCCGTTTCGGCGTTCTGCACGTCGCCTCCGATGGCACCAGCGTCCTGATCGGACTGGCGGACGAGAACCGCGCGCTTATCGTACCTGAGTAA
- a CDS encoding transglutaminase family protein has protein sequence MRLLTIRHTTRYSYKKPVRFGPHRMMFRPRDSHDIRVISSGLIIKPQPELRWFHDVFGNSVAIATFEEPAEELFVDSMIMVEHYGSSEFEFPLDPAARTLPISYSSEEYPDLARTIERQYHDSEKKIDAWARKFRNETGPTDIWILLEQITKQIRNEFQYIPREDEGVQAPLETLARQTGTCRDYALFMMEALRSLGMAARFVTGYLYDPALEGGDNGTVGAGATHAWVQVYLPGPGWVECDPTNGIIGGSNLIRVGVARDPAQALPFSGSYFGDRDDFIEMEAEVTVTTSGAPAPMASASDR, from the coding sequence ATGCGCTTGCTGACGATCCGCCACACCACCCGTTACAGCTACAAGAAGCCCGTGCGTTTTGGGCCGCATCGTATGATGTTCCGGCCCAGGGACAGTCATGACATCCGTGTCATTTCATCGGGCTTGATCATAAAGCCGCAACCGGAGCTGCGCTGGTTCCATGACGTCTTTGGCAATTCCGTTGCCATTGCCACATTCGAGGAGCCGGCCGAGGAGCTGTTCGTCGACAGCATGATCATGGTCGAACATTATGGCAGCAGCGAGTTTGAGTTTCCGTTGGACCCGGCGGCTCGGACCCTGCCGATTTCCTACTCGTCCGAGGAGTACCCCGATCTGGCGCGCACGATCGAGCGGCAGTACCATGATTCGGAGAAAAAAATAGATGCCTGGGCGAGAAAGTTCCGCAATGAAACCGGGCCGACCGATATCTGGATCCTCCTGGAGCAGATTACCAAACAAATACGCAACGAGTTTCAGTACATTCCGCGTGAGGACGAAGGCGTGCAAGCGCCGTTGGAAACGCTGGCAAGGCAAACTGGAACCTGCCGTGACTACGCGCTTTTCATGATGGAGGCGTTGCGCTCGTTGGGCATGGCCGCACGTTTCGTAACCGGTTACCTCTACGATCCGGCCTTGGAAGGCGGCGACAACGGCACGGTCGGCGCCGGTGCGACTCATGCCTGGGTGCAGGTTTATCTGCCGGGCCCCGGTTGGGTGGAATGCGATCCGACGAATGGAATCATCGGTGGCAGTAACCTGATCCGTGTTGGTGTGGCACGCGACCCGGCGCAGGCTTTACCTTTTTCCGGCAGCTATTTTGGCGACCGTGACGATTTCATTGAAATGGAGGCCGAGGTAACTGTCACCACAAGCGGTGCTCCAGCCCCCATGGCCAGCGCATCCGACCGCTGA
- the speB gene encoding agmatinase encodes MSDDQAGDQAFRNDNPHNRWSEMTYGGALSFLRRRYSRDLTGVDVAVTGVPYDCAVTYRPGARLGPRAIRAASVQLAELKAFPFGFDPFKTLNVVDYGDCFLNPHDPLSIIEAITAHISEILAHGAFPLTFGGDHFITYPVLRAIARAHGPVALVHFDAHCDTWPDDGQEINHGTMFLRAKNEGLLDVEGSVQVGLRTYNDDSHGFEILSAPWVHREGSAATIEAIRERVGARKAYLTFDIDCLDPAFAPGTGTPVSGGLTPAQALEILRSLGNIDFVGMDVVEVAPAYDLSEVTAINAATLAHDFLCLLAEKKGAKRLPIGRL; translated from the coding sequence ATGAGCGACGATCAGGCGGGCGATCAGGCTTTCCGAAACGATAACCCTCACAACCGCTGGTCGGAGATGACATACGGCGGCGCGCTCAGCTTTCTGAGGCGTCGCTACAGCCGCGACCTGACGGGCGTCGATGTCGCTGTCACGGGCGTGCCCTACGACTGTGCGGTAACCTATCGGCCCGGTGCCCGCCTGGGACCGCGCGCGATCCGCGCCGCTTCGGTTCAACTCGCCGAGTTGAAAGCCTTTCCCTTCGGCTTCGACCCGTTCAAGACCTTGAACGTCGTAGACTATGGCGATTGCTTTCTAAACCCACACGACCCTTTGAGCATCATCGAGGCCATCACCGCACATATTTCGGAAATTCTGGCTCATGGGGCCTTTCCCCTGACCTTTGGCGGTGATCACTTCATTACCTATCCGGTACTGCGCGCCATCGCCCGCGCACATGGGCCAGTCGCTCTGGTGCACTTCGACGCCCATTGCGACACCTGGCCAGACGACGGGCAGGAGATCAACCACGGGACCATGTTTCTGCGCGCCAAGAACGAAGGCCTGTTGGACGTTGAGGGGTCGGTTCAGGTTGGGCTTCGGACCTACAACGACGACAGCCATGGCTTTGAGATTCTGAGTGCCCCTTGGGTTCATCGCGAAGGTAGCGCGGCCACCATCGAAGCAATCAGGGAAAGAGTCGGCGCCCGCAAGGCGTACCTTACCTTCGACATCGATTGCCTGGACCCTGCCTTTGCGCCCGGCACCGGAACCCCGGTATCCGGTGGCCTCACGCCTGCCCAGGCCCTGGAGATCCTACGCAGCTTGGGTAACATCGATTTCGTCGGCATGGATGTGGTTGAGGTAGCCCCGGCCTACGATCTATCCGAAGTGACGGCTATCAATGCGGCCACGCTCGCCCATGATTTCCTCTGCCTGCTGGCGGAAAAGAAAGGCGCGAAACGTTTGCCTATAGGCCGGCTTTAG
- a CDS encoding alpha-E domain-containing protein, whose translation MSRLLSRFASNLFWLARYMERAENLARILQVNESFARDRLGARDWLPILQLNDDEERFFKIHNEASADNVVHFYLLDRKNPTSIIASVHQARENARALRHLISTEMWTQVNVFHGRLTGLRSKDLALEKLSLVCSEVKESCQAHAGITEGTYYRDEGWHFYNLGRYLERADQTSRLLDIKYRRPSLDIAPSTEDPASDASLWNTLLRSGAGYHAFRRVHPRGMIAADVLRFFLCDPAFPRSITTCVRELEELVAELQREYGLTASTDIKEKLKELNRLACQPTDDEDRGDHVNRLMDRIQFLLVELSNAIDAQFFH comes from the coding sequence TTGAGTAGGCTTCTTTCACGTTTCGCCTCCAATCTCTTCTGGCTCGCGCGGTACATGGAGCGGGCCGAGAACTTGGCGCGCATCCTCCAGGTCAACGAATCCTTTGCACGGGACCGTTTGGGAGCACGCGATTGGTTGCCGATTCTACAACTCAATGATGACGAGGAGCGCTTCTTCAAAATTCATAACGAGGCCAGTGCGGACAACGTCGTGCATTTCTATTTACTGGATCGTAAGAATCCGACATCGATCATTGCTTCGGTCCACCAGGCACGCGAAAACGCACGCGCACTTCGCCACCTGATCTCGACTGAGATGTGGACACAGGTGAACGTGTTCCATGGGCGCCTGACCGGTTTGCGTAGCAAGGATCTGGCCCTGGAGAAACTTTCGCTTGTCTGCTCGGAGGTCAAGGAAAGCTGCCAGGCTCACGCAGGCATCACCGAGGGCACCTATTATCGGGACGAGGGCTGGCATTTCTATAACCTTGGCCGCTATCTGGAACGTGCCGACCAAACTTCACGCCTGCTCGACATCAAGTATCGACGCCCTTCGTTGGATATCGCCCCGTCGACCGAGGATCCGGCGTCGGACGCCAGCCTTTGGAACACCCTGCTGCGCTCGGGCGCCGGATACCACGCATTCAGACGCGTGCATCCGCGCGGTATGATAGCAGCCGATGTGCTCAGGTTTTTCCTCTGCGATCCGGCCTTTCCGCGATCGATCACCACTTGCGTGCGCGAACTGGAGGAACTCGTTGCCGAGTTGCAGCGGGAGTACGGGCTGACGGCTTCCACCGATATCAAAGAAAAACTGAAGGAACTGAACCGACTTGCCTGCCAACCAACCGACGATGAGGACCGCGGCGATCACGTGAATCGCTTGATGGACCGCATTCAGTTTCTGCTGGTTGAACTCTCAAACGCTATTGACGCGCAGTTCTTCCACTGA
- a CDS encoding DMT family transporter — translation MPKLIRSVKDRFGTCSGPVQGAFYMIVACLGFSIMNIFVRLGAAELHPIQVAFFRNLFALIFMLPWLASHWSTALKTKRLGLHATRAGFGLCAMLFWFTSVAMLPLAEAVALNFTVPLFATIGAAVILRERVRLRRWSATLVGFIGVLIILRPGFMELTPLMSLPVIAAAFMAVSVICVKRLSDTETPAAVVLYMNLLLTPLSLLPALFVWRWPSFEVWMLMVALGFFAVVAHIFITRAYASADASAILPFDYSRLPFIAVLAYFFFGQTSDVWTWVGAAVIAASSLYIARREARASAEGRAKGAATVSPRGR, via the coding sequence ATGCCAAAATTGATTAGGTCGGTGAAAGACCGCTTCGGTACCTGTAGCGGTCCGGTTCAAGGTGCGTTTTACATGATCGTTGCCTGTTTGGGGTTCTCGATCATGAACATATTCGTGCGGCTTGGTGCCGCAGAGTTGCACCCGATACAGGTGGCATTCTTCCGCAACCTCTTCGCTCTGATCTTCATGTTGCCTTGGTTGGCATCGCATTGGTCCACGGCGCTGAAAACAAAACGCCTCGGCTTGCATGCAACACGCGCCGGCTTTGGCCTTTGTGCGATGCTCTTCTGGTTCACCTCGGTTGCCATGTTGCCTCTGGCCGAGGCGGTCGCGCTGAATTTCACGGTGCCGCTCTTTGCGACGATCGGTGCGGCGGTAATCCTGCGCGAGCGTGTCCGGTTGCGCCGGTGGAGCGCAACGCTTGTTGGGTTTATCGGCGTGTTGATAATCCTGCGCCCGGGCTTCATGGAACTGACTCCCCTGATGTCACTGCCGGTGATTGCCGCCGCGTTCATGGCTGTTTCAGTAATATGCGTGAAGCGCCTCTCGGATACGGAAACACCTGCGGCGGTTGTATTATATATGAACTTATTGCTGACTCCCTTGTCCCTGTTGCCGGCACTCTTTGTCTGGCGTTGGCCATCGTTTGAAGTTTGGATGTTGATGGTGGCTCTGGGGTTCTTCGCTGTCGTCGCTCATATTTTCATCACTCGTGCCTATGCCTCCGCCGATGCATCGGCAATTCTACCTTTCGATTATTCAAGACTCCCTTTTATCGCCGTATTGGCGTATTTTTTCTTTGGACAAACGAGTGACGTGTGGACGTGGGTGGGCGCAGCGGTAATTGCTGCTTCCAGCTTGTACATTGCGCGACGGGAAGCCAGGGCCAGCGCGGAGGGGCGTGCAAAGGGGGCTGCTACGGTTTCGCCGCGTGGACGGTAA
- a CDS encoding circularly permuted type 2 ATP-grasp protein, with protein MSRRAVLTNYDHQSFFCELTGRVGENQPGTVEICRLLDKIGLQSLERRARNAERELYNLGITFTVYSDAEAIDRILPFDVIPRVITAADWAVIDRGVRQRVKALNLFLADIYHDQKILKDGVVPAELVLTNANYQKVMQGLDLPQGTYVHICGIDVVRDEAGAFKVLEDNARCPSGVSYVVENRHLMLRTFPDLMDNIGIRRVSDYGLHLQNALAEVAPANIDNPQVVLLSPGFYNSAYFEHVFLAREMGVPLVEGQDLFVDDDDCLYMRTVAGPIRVDVVYRRINDDFLDPKAFRKDSALGVPGLMRAYAKGRVTLANAVGTGVADDKAVYAYMPRIIRYYLDEEAILDNVETHICAEPEALKYTLDHLSELVVKPVGEAGGYGVVVGPQASAAELDALRAQVKADPANYISQPVISLSVSPTLLNGEVVPRHVDLRPFAVTGKDTWVLPGGLTRVALKKGSLVVNSSQGGGSKDTWVLE; from the coding sequence ATGAGCCGTCGTGCTGTGCTTACCAATTACGATCATCAGAGTTTTTTCTGTGAACTGACGGGCCGGGTAGGGGAAAACCAGCCTGGAACGGTCGAGATTTGCAGACTGTTGGACAAGATCGGCCTGCAAAGCCTGGAACGCAGGGCACGCAATGCCGAGCGAGAGCTCTACAATCTCGGAATCACCTTCACCGTTTACAGCGATGCAGAAGCCATTGACCGGATACTGCCGTTCGATGTGATACCTCGTGTCATCACAGCCGCTGACTGGGCGGTGATTGATCGTGGCGTACGCCAGAGGGTCAAAGCTCTGAATCTGTTCCTGGCAGACATCTACCACGACCAGAAAATTCTAAAGGACGGTGTCGTCCCGGCGGAGCTGGTCCTCACGAACGCCAATTACCAGAAGGTAATGCAAGGGCTGGACCTGCCGCAGGGGACCTATGTGCACATCTGCGGCATTGACGTGGTGCGTGATGAGGCAGGGGCCTTCAAGGTGCTGGAGGACAATGCGCGCTGTCCGTCGGGCGTTTCTTATGTTGTGGAGAACCGCCACCTGATGCTGCGAACATTCCCAGACCTGATGGACAACATCGGGATCCGCAGGGTCAGCGATTATGGATTACATCTGCAAAATGCTTTGGCCGAAGTCGCGCCGGCGAACATTGATAATCCACAGGTCGTGCTGCTTTCGCCTGGCTTCTATAATTCGGCTTATTTCGAGCATGTTTTCCTGGCTCGGGAAATGGGCGTTCCACTGGTCGAGGGGCAAGACCTTTTCGTGGATGACGATGATTGCCTCTATATGCGCACGGTCGCCGGCCCGATCCGGGTCGATGTGGTTTACCGTCGTATCAACGATGACTTTCTGGACCCAAAGGCATTTCGCAAGGATTCCGCGCTTGGTGTCCCTGGATTGATGCGGGCCTATGCCAAGGGCCGGGTAACACTCGCGAATGCGGTTGGAACCGGGGTTGCCGACGATAAAGCGGTCTATGCCTATATGCCCCGCATCATCCGCTACTACCTGGATGAGGAGGCAATCCTGGATAATGTCGAGACACACATCTGCGCGGAGCCGGAAGCGCTGAAGTACACGCTCGATCATTTGAGCGAACTTGTCGTCAAACCGGTGGGCGAGGCAGGCGGTTACGGCGTTGTGGTCGGCCCGCAGGCAAGCGCGGCGGAATTGGACGCCTTGCGCGCGCAAGTAAAGGCCGACCCTGCCAACTATATCAGTCAGCCCGTGATCAGCCTTTCAGTCAGCCCAACCCTGCTCAATGGCGAAGTTGTGCCGCGCCACGTCGATCTGAGACCCTTCGCGGTTACCGGGAAGGATACCTGGGTGCTGCCGGGCGGGCTTACGCGGGTGGCGTTGAAGAAGGGATCGCTAGTGGTTAACTCGTCGCAAGGCGGTGGATCGAAGGATACCTGGGTCCTTGAGTAG